A single region of the Triticum dicoccoides isolate Atlit2015 ecotype Zavitan chromosome 2B, WEW_v2.0, whole genome shotgun sequence genome encodes:
- the LOC119362850 gene encoding uncharacterized protein LOC119362850 yields MGRGRGGRNRKPRNSATFRLCPRPGAADPSDRVLVRVDGNPYRVPGLDDDACCYFEGAEPSSSPSGAALPDHVRRAILELGLPDDGYNYLAHIREIRPSYSSTGGGGSSAVFLPTRRAARCGLPLSVKAYDARGVDVGLDNVAATGALIPVEEAIDPDVTELLEESDNVPPGSLEDEDEESEVPPGIVEDEDEESEVPPETSEDDESELEDDFVIIANQPEEEDQMDLEDDFVILANQSDGEEQMDVMASRLERGSFMAALWAC; encoded by the exons ATGGGTAGAGGCAGAGGAGGCCGCAACCGCAAGCCCCGCAACTCCGCCACGTTCCGCCTCTGCCCGCGCCCCGGCGCCGCCGACCCCTCCGACCGCGTCCTCGTCCGCGTCGACGGCAACCCGTACCGCGTCCCCGGCCTCGACGACGACGCCTGCTGCTACTTCGAGGGCGCCGAGCCCTCGTCCTCGCCCTCCGGGGCCGCCCTCCCCGACCACGTCCGCCGCGCGATCCTGGAGCTCGGTCTCCCCGACGACGGCTACAACTACCTCGCCCACATCCGCGAGATCCGCCCCTCGTACTCCTCCACCGGTGGCGGGGGCTCGTCCGCCGTGTTCCTCCCCACCCGCCGCGCCGCGCGCTGCGGTCTCCCGCTGAGCGTCAAG GCATACGACGCGCGTGGTGTTGATGTTGGTCTGGACAATGTCGCTGCAACGGGAGCGCTGATTCCAGTGGAGGAGGCCATCGACCCGGATGTCACCGAACTGCTCGAGGAGAGCGACAACGTTCCACCGGGGTCCTTGGAGGATGAGGATGAAGAGAGCGAGGTGCCACCGGGGATCGTGGAAGATGAGGATGAGGAGAGCGAGGTCCCACCGGAGACCTCGGAGGACGACGAATCGGAGCTGGAGGACGATTTTGTTATCATTGCAAatcagcccgaggaggaagaccagATGGATCTGGAGGACGATTTTGTTATCCTTGCAAACCAGTCTGACGGCGAAGAGCAGATGGACGTGATGGCCAGCAGGTTGGAGCGAGGCAGTTTCATGGCTGCCTTATGGGCATGTTAA